One window of the Candidatus Chryseobacterium colombiense genome contains the following:
- a CDS encoding thiamine diphosphokinase, translating into MVNKALLFINGDAPKSFPDLEQYGLIACTDGAFHYLKRMNFPMEKLDFISGDFDSHSGADENIYEEKFIHTPDQNNTDFYKALEIILEKGFTDIDIFGGSGGEQDHFLGNLTVAFSFKDQLTIKFYDEFSEYYFIPKIYNLKGVKDKMISLYPFPAVENITTVGLNWPLTNGDLSITSRIGTRNFAVEDEVSIEYEKGDLLIFVGKNYL; encoded by the coding sequence AAATAAAGCATTACTTTTCATCAATGGAGATGCTCCGAAATCCTTTCCGGATCTTGAACAATATGGTTTGATCGCATGTACAGACGGAGCTTTTCATTATCTGAAAAGGATGAATTTTCCAATGGAGAAGCTGGATTTTATTTCCGGTGATTTTGATTCTCATTCCGGTGCTGATGAAAATATTTATGAAGAGAAGTTCATTCATACTCCGGATCAGAACAATACAGATTTTTATAAGGCTTTAGAGATCATTTTAGAAAAAGGCTTTACAGACATTGATATTTTTGGAGGAAGTGGAGGAGAACAGGATCATTTTTTAGGAAACCTTACTGTTGCTTTCAGTTTTAAGGATCAATTAACTATAAAATTTTATGACGAGTTTTCTGAATATTATTTTATCCCTAAAATATATAATTTAAAGGGCGTGAAAGATAAAATGATTTCACTGTATCCGTTTCCGGCAGTTGAAAACATTACTACAGTAGGCTTAAACTGGCCATTGACAAATGGGGACTTAAGCATTACTTCAAGAATCGGAACAAGAAATTTCGCTGTTGAAGATGAGGTTTCCATTGAATATGAAAAAGGAGATTTGCTGATTTTTGTTGGGAAAAATTATTTGTAG
- a CDS encoding tyrosine-protein phosphatase produces MKNVIKISFLIISIFCIFSCKTQSFSTPEYGKNTTEKDIQIKKVHNFRAVGNIKNVDGRTLKEGKFYRSGHLHKLKKKSFKELEELGIKEIIDLRNSKEIAQKPDHLPNNIVYKNYSAFEDEGDQLDQAKRLVLKGKVDGSDADKRMLEFYRDYVKENPEIIKKIITEILDSDQPVLYHCTAGKDRTGITTALILTILKFDKETIYNDYLLSNNYRKKLVDKRLNLATHLHFLYPKMDVKVLEKLSWVETDYLDAAFNEINKEYGSIDNYIQKVLGISENKRQEYIQKFTY; encoded by the coding sequence ATGAAAAACGTAATCAAAATATCATTTCTAATCATTTCAATATTCTGCATTTTCTCCTGCAAAACGCAGAGCTTTTCTACACCTGAATACGGAAAAAATACAACAGAAAAAGATATTCAGATTAAAAAAGTTCATAATTTCAGAGCGGTCGGAAATATTAAAAATGTAGATGGAAGAACCTTAAAAGAAGGAAAATTCTACCGAAGCGGACACCTGCATAAACTGAAGAAAAAATCTTTTAAAGAGCTTGAAGAATTAGGGATTAAAGAAATTATAGACCTTAGAAATTCAAAAGAAATCGCTCAGAAACCGGATCATCTTCCCAACAATATTGTTTATAAGAATTATTCTGCTTTTGAAGACGAAGGTGATCAATTGGATCAGGCTAAAAGGTTGGTTTTAAAAGGAAAAGTTGACGGTTCAGATGCGGATAAAAGAATGCTGGAATTTTACAGAGATTATGTAAAGGAAAATCCTGAAATTATTAAGAAAATCATCACCGAAATTTTAGATTCGGATCAGCCCGTTTTATACCACTGTACGGCGGGAAAAGACAGAACAGGGATTACAACAGCTTTGATTCTGACCATTTTAAAATTTGATAAAGAAACAATTTACAACGATTATCTTTTATCGAATAATTACAGAAAAAAATTGGTGGATAAAAGATTGAATTTGGCTACTCATCTTCACTTTCTCTATCCGAAAATGGATGTCAAAGTATTAGAAAAACTAAGTTGGGTGGAAACTGATTATCTGGATGCTGCTTTTAATGAAATCAATAAAGAATATGGCTCTATTGATAACTATATTCAAAAGGTTTTAGGAATTTCTGAAAATAAACGGCAAGAATATATTCAGAAGTTTACATATTAA
- a CDS encoding HAD-IA family hydrolase has translation MPLKAVLFDMDGVIVDTEPLHRKAYFKTFDELEIAVSEDLYTSFTGASTKRVCETLIQKFDLDHPHEAIAAIKRTHFKDYFYNDDEFDLIPGVRELIQHYYDNSITLILASSATMTTINMVFEKFGLEKYFSGKISGADLKESKPHPEVFLLAAEMSGEPVENCMVIEDSTNGILAAHRAKIFCAAYRSPHSKNQDYTLADTVVSDYEDLQLDKISKYF, from the coding sequence ATGCCTTTAAAAGCTGTTCTTTTCGATATGGATGGAGTGATTGTAGATACAGAACCATTGCACAGAAAAGCTTATTTCAAAACTTTTGATGAACTGGAAATTGCTGTTTCCGAAGATTTATATACTTCTTTCACAGGAGCGTCCACAAAAAGAGTTTGTGAAACCTTAATTCAGAAATTCGATTTAGATCACCCCCATGAAGCCATTGCAGCCATCAAAAGAACCCATTTTAAGGATTATTTTTATAATGATGACGAATTTGATCTCATTCCGGGAGTGCGAGAATTGATTCAACACTATTATGATAATAGTATTACATTGATTTTAGCTTCTTCCGCTACTATGACTACCATCAATATGGTTTTTGAAAAATTCGGTCTGGAGAAATATTTCAGCGGAAAAATAAGCGGTGCAGATTTAAAAGAATCAAAACCCCACCCTGAAGTATTTTTGTTAGCGGCAGAAATGTCGGGAGAGCCTGTTGAAAACTGTATGGTGATTGAAGATTCTACCAACGGAATTTTAGCAGCACACCGGGCAAAAATTTTCTGTGCGGCATACAGAAGCCCACATTCTAAAAATCAAGACTATACTTTGGCAGACACCGTTGTTTCAGATTATGAAGACCTTCAATTGGATAAAATTTCAAAATATTTTTAA
- a CDS encoding arginine decarboxylase, with the protein MKIKYSELIDQTLYFPTEEFNVSENNLLFHDIPLMDVVEKFGTPLKISYLPRISQNIQKAKSWFKEAFEKTDYKKNYTYCYCTKSSHFKFVLEEALKNDISIETSSAYDMDIVKSLYKEGKVSKDIEVICNGFKTDDYLAKISDMINSGFENITPILDNYRELDKLTESIDTTFDIGIRIASEEEPKFEFYTSRLGIGYKDIIPYYSQKIAEHPNARLKMLHFFINTGIKDTAYYWNELYKCLRVYARLKKIAPEVNSLNIGGGFPIKTSLQFDYDYQYMVEEIVSQIKKFCEEEGVEEPNIYTEFGSFTVGESGANIYKIISQKRQNDREKWNMIDSSFMTTLPDTWAISRHFIMLPLNRWDDTYERVFLGGLTCDSDDYYNSEQHTNAIYLPVFSDTKPLYIGFFHTGAYQETIGGYGGVHHCLMPQPRHVLIQKDENGELHYEIFREKQEPEDVLKLLGYK; encoded by the coding sequence ATGAAAATAAAATACTCGGAACTTATTGATCAGACGTTGTATTTCCCTACTGAGGAGTTCAATGTTTCTGAGAACAATTTGTTGTTTCACGACATTCCGTTGATGGATGTTGTTGAAAAATTTGGCACTCCGCTAAAGATTAGCTACCTGCCGAGAATTTCTCAAAATATCCAGAAAGCCAAGAGCTGGTTTAAGGAAGCTTTTGAGAAGACCGATTATAAGAAGAATTATACCTATTGTTACTGTACAAAATCAAGTCATTTCAAATTTGTACTGGAAGAAGCTTTGAAAAATGATATTTCTATAGAGACTTCTTCTGCTTATGACATGGATATCGTAAAGTCTCTTTATAAAGAAGGGAAAGTATCAAAAGATATTGAAGTGATCTGCAACGGTTTCAAAACAGATGATTATCTGGCGAAAATTTCAGATATGATCAACAGCGGTTTTGAAAACATTACTCCAATTCTGGACAATTACCGTGAACTTGATAAATTAACAGAAAGTATTGATACCACATTCGACATCGGAATCAGAATCGCTTCTGAAGAAGAACCGAAGTTCGAATTTTATACCTCAAGATTAGGAATCGGATATAAAGATATTATTCCTTATTACAGCCAAAAAATTGCTGAACACCCGAATGCAAGATTGAAAATGCTTCACTTCTTCATCAATACGGGAATCAAAGATACAGCGTACTACTGGAATGAATTGTACAAATGTCTTCGTGTGTATGCACGTTTGAAGAAAATTGCTCCGGAAGTAAATTCATTGAATATCGGTGGTGGTTTCCCAATCAAGACTTCTTTACAGTTTGATTACGATTATCAATATATGGTTGAGGAAATCGTTTCTCAAATCAAAAAATTCTGTGAAGAAGAAGGGGTAGAAGAGCCAAATATCTATACAGAATTCGGAAGTTTTACCGTTGGAGAAAGTGGGGCAAATATTTATAAAATAATTTCTCAAAAACGCCAGAACGACAGAGAAAAATGGAATATGATCGATTCTTCTTTCATGACGACTCTTCCTGATACTTGGGCGATTTCAAGACACTTTATCATGCTTCCTTTAAACCGTTGGGATGATACTTATGAAAGAGTTTTCTTAGGTGGATTGACTTGTGATTCGGATGACTATTACAATTCTGAACAACATACCAATGCTATTTATTTGCCGGTTTTCAGTGATACTAAACCTTTGTATATCGGTTTTTTCCATACAGGAGCGTATCAGGAAACAATCGGAGGTTATGGGGGAGTTCACCATTGCTTAATGCCTCAACCGAGACACGTTTTGATTCAGAAAGATGAAAACGGAGAATTACACTATGAGATTTTCCGTGAAAAGCAGGAACCGGAAGATGTATTGAAACTTCTTGGGTATAAATAA